A genome region from Camelina sativa cultivar DH55 chromosome 10, Cs, whole genome shotgun sequence includes the following:
- the LOC104718024 gene encoding uncharacterized protein LOC104718024: MAIASTATVLFCCAKPSSRPIPIKTSSSSPLATLNESRIRSRSLTHDPIALSGLIGAGLVAAAFVAAGPDSSAMAAVDSLQLNEPANALSLPTWAVHFSSVVEWITAMALVWKYGERKGYESWKGLSWGMVPLLGGALCACTWHFFYNDESLEVLVALQAALTVIGNITLCIAAFRINKLSSKIEVSEKP, translated from the exons GATAGCTTCAACAGCCACCGTTCTCTTCTGCTGCGCCAAACCCAGTTCCCGGCCAATTCCGATCAAGACCAGTTCATCTTCTCCTCTCGCCACCTTAAATGAAAGTCGGATTCGGAGCCGCAGCTTAACCCATGACCCAATTGCGTTGTCGGGTCTTATCGGAGCCGGTTTGGTTGCGGCTGCGTTCGTCGCGGCGGGACCAGATTCTAGTGCTATGGCGGCGGTGGATTCTCTTCAGCTGAACGAACCGGCTAATGCGTTGTCTTTACCCACTTGGGCAGTTCATTTTTCCAGCGTTGTCGAAtg GATTACGGCGATGGCGTTGGTATGGAAATATGGAGAAAGAAAGGGTTATGAGTCTTGGAAAGGTCTCTCATGGGGAATG GTACCTTTGCTTGGTGGAGCACTCTGCGCATGCACATGGCATTTCTTTTACAATGATGAATCTCTTGAG GTGTTGGTCGCACTTCAGGCAGCGCTAACTGTGATCGGTAATATTACTTTGTGCATCGCTGCCTTTCGAATCAACAAGTTGTCATCCAAGATTGAAGTCTCTGAAAAACCGTGA
- the LOC104720177 gene encoding uncharacterized protein At4g04775-like: protein MSTVSGGSSGSSNVRQRGFVVGVPKRCWCGEHIVAKNSKSEPNPSRRYFRCREAAAKKLVNDNHIFKWVDEALLDEVATLGVQFERVKEEMKERTIETLQEQKLKFEKMQMEFEKELCERVEEVLLEAKAELQCRMNKSIIVCVFGFMILFALFKLV, encoded by the exons ATGAGTACCGTTTCTGGAGGTTCGAGTGGTTCATCAAATGTTCGACAAAGAGGATTCGTCGTTGGCGTGCCTAAGAGATGCTGGTGTGGGGAACACATCGTGGCAAAGAATTCCAAATCCGAGCCTAATCCTTCTCGGAGATACTTTCGATGTCGAGAAGCAGCAGCAAAGAAG CTTGTGAACGATAACCACATCTTTAAGTGGGTCGATGAGGCATTGTTGGACGAGGTAGCAACATTGGGTGTTCAATttgagagagtaaaagaagagatgaaagagcgTACAATAGAGACATTGCAAGAACAGAAGCTGAAATttgagaagatgcaaatggagtTCGAAAAAGAGCTTTGTGAGAGGGTTGAAGAAGTTTTGTTGGAAGCAAAAGCTGAATTGCAATGTAGGATGAATAAGAGTATAATTGTATGTGTTTTCGGTTTTATGatcttgtttgctctgtttaagCTTGTATGA
- the LOC104718026 gene encoding zinc finger A20 and AN1 domain-containing stress-associated protein 9-like — protein MGSEQNDSTSFTQSQASEPKLCASGCGFFGSPSNMDLCSKCYRSLCAEEAQTVVVKAAVEKSFKPSSPSLSPPRRLFIAEPAVKPELLPEKSVLVVAEPSSAAAREEGEAVPVPDENNQPSRPARPNRCLCCNKKVGIVGFKCKCGSTFCGEHRYPETHDCTFDFKEIGRGEIAKANPVVKADKLQRF, from the coding sequence ATGGGATCTGAACAAAACGATAGCACAAGCTTTACGCAGTCACAAGCTTCAGAGCCAAAGCTATGTGCAAGCGGGTGTGGTTTCTTTGGTTCACCGTCGAACATGGATCTATGTTCCAAATGCTACAGAAGCTTATGTGCAGAGGAGGCTCAAACTGTAGTTGTCAAAGCTGCTGTTGAGAAATCTTTCAAGCCATcgtctccttctctttctcctcctcGTAGGCTCTTCATAGCAGAACCTGCTGTGAAACCCGAACTACTACCAGAAAAGTCCGTCCTTGTGGTGGCTGAGCCATCATCTGCTGCTgcaagagaagaaggagaagcggTTCCGGTTCCTGATGAGAACAACCAGCCCTCGAGACCTGCACGACCGAACAGGTGTTTGTGTTGTAACAAGAAGGTTGGGATCGTGGGGTTTAAGTGCAAATGCGGCAGCACTTTCTGCGGGGAACATCGGTATCCCGAGACTCATGATTGCACCTTTGATTTCAAAGAAATTGGTCGTGGAGAGATTGCTAAAGCTAATCCCGTCGTTAAGGCTGATAAACTTCAAAGGTTCTGA
- the LOC104718027 gene encoding AT-hook motif nuclear-localized protein 24-like, producing MDPVQSHGSQSSLPPPFHARDFQLHLQQQQQEFFLHHHQQQRNQPEDDQQGGGLNRQIKMDREETSDNIDNIANHSGSEGKDIDLHGGSGEGGGGSGGDHQMTRRPRGRPAGSKNKPKPPIIITRDSANALRTHVMEIGDGCDLVESVATFARRRQRGVCVMSGTGNVTNVTIRQPGSHPSPGSVVSLHGRFEILSLSGSFLPPPAPPTATGLSVYLAGGQGQVVGGSVVGPLLCAGPVVVMAASFSNAAYERLPLEEDEMQTPVHGGGGGGGSMESPPMMGQQLQHQQQAMSGHHGLPPNLLGSVQLQQQHDQSYWSTGRPPY from the coding sequence ATGGATCCAGTGCAATCTCATGGATCACAAAGCTCTCTCCCTCCTCCCTTCCACGCTAGAGACTTTCAATTACATCtccaacagcaacaacaagagtTCTTCCTCCACCATCACCAGCAACAAAGAAACCAACCCGAAGATGATCAACAAGGAGGAGGACTAAACAGACAAATCAAGATGGATCGTGAGGAGACAAGCGACAACATAGACAACATCGCTAACCACAGCGGTAGTGAAGGTAAAGACATAGACTTACACGGCGGTTCAGGAGAAGGAGGCGGTGGTTCTGGAGGAGATCATCAGATGACAAGAAGACCAAGAGGAAGACCAGCTGGATCcaagaacaaaccaaaaccacctATTATTATCACTCGTGATAGCGCAAACGCGCTTCGAACCCACGTGATGGAGATTGGTGACGGCTGTGATTTAGTCGAGAGCGTTGCAACTTTCGCACGCAGACGCCAACGCGGCGTTTGCGTTATGAGCGGTACTGGAAACGTCACGAACGTCACCATACGTCAGCCTGGATCTCATCCTTCTCCTGGCTCGGTCGTTAGCCTTCACGGAAGGTTcgagattctctctctctcaggctCTTTTCTCCCTCCTCCTGCTCCTCCTACAGCCACCGGTTTGAGTGTTTACCTCGCCGGAGGACAAGGACAAGTCGTTGGAGGAAGCGTCGTTGGTCCTTTGCTGTGTGCTGGTCCTGTTGTTGTCATGGCAGCGTCTTTTAGCAATGCCGCGTACGAGAGGTTGCCTTTAGAGGAAGATGAGATGCAGACGCCAGTTCacggcggtggaggaggaggaggatcaatGGAGTCGCCACCGATGATGGGGCAACAACTGCAACATCAGCAACAAGCTATGTCGGGTCATCACGGGCTACCACCTAACCTTCTTGGTTCGGTTCAGTTGCAGCAGCAGCATGATCAGTCTTACTGGTCAACGGGACGACCACCTTAttga